The following nucleotide sequence is from Pseudomonas sp. RC10.
CGCTGAGGACGCAGCGTTTGGCCGGGCCGTGCATGTGCTCGACCAGATCGCCTTGCAAGGTGCCTGCGAGCAGGGCGTCCTGCTGTTCGACGAAGGCACGGGCTGCGGCGTTGGTCAGGTGTTCGATCGCCTTGCCACGCAGGATCGCCAGTTTGCGTCGGCGCGAGTCATTGGGCCCCAGTTGGCGGTACGTCTCCGGCAGGTCATCACCCACCAGCCCCAGCAGCAGGGACTCGACTTCCGGGTAGCTCAGCAGCTCCATCTCAAGGCCGTCTTCGAGGTCGATGAGCGCGTAGCAGATGTCGTCGGCCGCTTCCATCAGGTAGACCAACGGGTGCCGCGCCCAGCGTTGTTCTTCCAGTTGCGGCAGTCCGAGCTTATGGGCGATCTGTTCGAGGATCGGCAGTTCGCTCTGGTAACAACCGAATTTGTGTTTTTTGTAGCCCAGCGAGTCGGCGTGGCGGGCGGTCCACGGGTATTTGAGGTACGTGCCGAGGGTGGCGTACGTCAGCCGGGTGCCGCCTTCGAACTGGTGGTATTCCAGTTGCGTCAACACGCGAAAGCCCTGAGCGTTGCCCTCGAAATTGAGGAAGTCATTGCGCTCGACGTCGGTCATCGCGTCAAGCCAGCCGCGGCCCGCTGCCTGTTTGAACCAGTTGCGGATGGCGTCTTCGCCGGAGTGGCCGAACGGCGGGTTGCCGATGTCGTGGGCCAGACAGGCCGATTGCACGACCATGCCCAGGTCGCTTGGCTCGCACCAGTCGGGCAGGGCGCCGCGCAGGGTTTCACCGACGCGCATGCCCAGCGAGCGGCCCACGCAGCTGACTTCCAGCGAATGGGTCAGGCGCGTGTGGATATGGTCGTTGCTGGTCACCGGGTGGACTTGGGTCTTGCGTCCCAGCCGCCGGAACGCCCCGGAAAAAATGATGCGGTCATGGTCCTTGTGGAACGGGCTTCGCCCCAGTTCTTCAGGGCTGTGCAGGGTCTTGCCGAGGCGCTCGCGGGTGAGCAGGGTCTGCCAATCCAAGGCCGGTACTCCATCGAGTGATTACCGGGCTAGCTTCCCGGTTCGTCTGTCGGGCTGCAAGCAGAACATCATGGAGCCGATGAATCAAAAGCCGGCGGCGTCGACGTCAATCAGCAGCAAGCGCTGGCCGTTATTGAAGAACTGCCCGGCGGTCAGGCAATACTGATTGCTCGTCGCGTCGCGGTAGGTGTTGGAGAGGGTCAGACGACGCTCGTGCCAGCCCTCGGCGAGCAGGTGATAGAAGTATGGCCGCCACGACCAGTTGTGCCCCATGTAGCGGGTGTCTGCGACCCATGCGCCTCGGCGCCATTCGAGGTTGGGGGTGAGTTGCGTGCCGTGTCGGTCGCATTGGTAAAACC
It contains:
- a CDS encoding deoxyguanosinetriphosphate triphosphohydrolase, coding for MDWQTLLTRERLGKTLHSPEELGRSPFHKDHDRIIFSGAFRRLGRKTQVHPVTSNDHIHTRLTHSLEVSCVGRSLGMRVGETLRGALPDWCEPSDLGMVVQSACLAHDIGNPPFGHSGEDAIRNWFKQAAGRGWLDAMTDVERNDFLNFEGNAQGFRVLTQLEYHQFEGGTRLTYATLGTYLKYPWTARHADSLGYKKHKFGCYQSELPILEQIAHKLGLPQLEEQRWARHPLVYLMEAADDICYALIDLEDGLEMELLSYPEVESLLLGLVGDDLPETYRQLGPNDSRRRKLAILRGKAIEHLTNAAARAFVEQQDALLAGTLQGDLVEHMHGPAKRCVLSAKDMARKKIFQDKRKTLHEIGAYTTLEILLNAFCGAALEQFGGHTPSFKSRRILDLLGNNAPDPDWSLHTSFLRVIDFIAGMTDSYASEMAREMTGRSNPIH